DNA sequence from the Xyrauchen texanus isolate HMW12.3.18 chromosome 35, RBS_HiC_50CHRs, whole genome shotgun sequence genome:
aaatggacattaaaaTGGAAATATGCCCAAATTAATCAAAATTGAATAGAATCAAAACATAACGGAATCAGAATTGAATCtaatcgatacccagccctaacgaATAAttcaaattcataaaaaaattacaagatctttatcggatgatctcagaaatttggccagagaattgatcggggcctgtctccctcaggaGATCTgcgagctcactcgatttccagcttatgtcgagcagactcgggaagagctcatccaggaatttcaccatatctctgccttcatgctcaggaattcctaCAATCCGTACGTTGTTCCTTCTCCTATTTTCCAAATCTTACAGGTCTATTTTGGTCAtgagcggattagcagataattctcttatcaatgactccagataatcgacccatatctcaacatctgccactcttgtaaccaactcagataattttgtttcaaaatattgccataattgatcgatgtattacagcaagatcctccaaatcAGCATCCAGCATGGTTGGACAGTTGACACTGAATTTCCCCGGCCAGAGGTTTTAGAGGTTTCATATTGAGCacatcttttaatgtctccagagcctgaggattttgacatctttgccatgtttacctctaAGAGCAAATttgtaactgggtgtatcgaatttcaccggattataacatgaaaataatttaaaaaatgagcaaagtgcacagagatcGTCGCTCAAACGACCACTCTCTTCGCATTGTCACGTGACCTCTGTGTAAATGAATTCTAAGAAAAACTGGCATAGCTCATAGTGACTATCACATGATTTGCCTGGTGTACATAATGACCTCTACCTGCATCCAGCATGTAACAATGACGTGCGATGTGTGTTGATGTCGAAAGTCAAAGtgtactgtttttttgttttttttccacagGTGAGCTTCCCCGACGTGGAAAAGGTTGAGTGGATGAACAAGGTATTAGTCTGTTTGTTTATATACACAAATGCTCATGTGACTGGATCCACTTGTTTTCATTGTTTCTGTTCTGCATCCCCGaggccacaacatgtatgttttCAATTCCAGTCCCTGAAGATAAACGGTCAAACAGTTTGGCAGCATTCCAATCTTCACATAATATTTAATAAGTTACACTTATTAAAGTGTGATTGTGTAGTGTGACTACATGAATAATTGCAGGCTAAAATCTTTTGgagaaaaaagtaatatatttacacaggggttaaattggggtgGAACCAGGGACTTAAAACAGTTCTGGGAACGAAAACTGAAAACGGACTAcattttttgtagaaaataacCAAAAACCGGAACAAAGTTATTTCAACTgagttaaaacattatttttaaatgctggaaacTGGTTTTAACTTGTTCATTTTGTTcctataattttttcatgaaactaaaggccaaagggtttatcacagtttATGAACACTTCATGTTGCCTCAACTTGCGAAAGCCTTCAGGTTCCAGATTCATTGCCACATGATTTTTTACCCAGTCACAGCCTTCATTGATAACAGCTCATTGCAAATTACATCATTTCTTCTGCTTTTAGAGCACAAAGATTTAATTCTGCCTTTTAGATTCCATTAGTCTGCTCACATGTTAGAGTCTTTCAGAGTACCACAGGAACAGggcaggactgggaagagaaatcggcccaggattttacatggcaactggcccaactgttgagcgtGGGGGTATTGCGATAGTGCATATTGCGGTGGCGTTTTGtagtctgttctgcataacgcggcagctcattcgttggcccattcggcacgtttcgcaggcgaaacaccggcccgctcggttctcccaatagACATTCCACCCCTCATCGGCTGaaaaaagtgcatcggcccaccgggaaaatacccggtatgccagattaccagtccagccctgcacagGAATTACATTTTATAGATCATTCTTGAGAAAATTCTTGCACACCAGGCTtaactttaaagttctggtcaaaAAAGGAAGTGCACTATAGGGTTTTGCTCCTGTTGAGTGTTTTTGGTTTCAGTTTGAGGTTTGACTATCAAATTAGACTCCACAATAAATGTGTATCATTTCAAGCCTGTGTAGAGCCGTAGGTGGTCACAGCAGGGGTTGTTGGCTTGTCTTTTGTTTATCTCAAGGAAATTATTTGccactacatttttatattacttTGTTAGGAGCAGGAATGTATTGAGTCTCAACCAGATGTAATCTGTCTCACAGATATTGCAGCAGGCCTGGCCATTCATTGGACAGTATTTGGAGAAGCTTCTAGTGGAGACCATTGCTCCTTTGATCCGAACCACCAGCACTCATCTACAAACACTAAGCTTCACCAAAGTTGACTTGGGAGACAGGGTACATAAATCTGTTCCTGATAAAAGACTGTCATTTACATATGTTTCTCATATTTACATTAGATCATAAACGTCTGCTCGCCAGAGATATTATCTGTGAATGACAATGCAGACTACTTACTAAGCTGTTTGTTTGCTTCTGTGCTAAGGAATTTGAGcaaattttaaaattgtattttatattttaacaggCTATGAAGGTAGTTGGGGTAAAGGCCTACACTGAGCATGATAAGCGTCAAGTGATACTGGATCTTTATATCAGGTAGCACCACTGGCATACAGCTATATTTCAATCTTTTTAGTTCCATCTTAATCTATTCAAATTTGAAATTCAAAATATGTTAGACACATATGTCCAGTTCTTTGGAAATGTGTGAGCTTATCATTTTGGGTTTTATTGTATGCAGCTATGCTGGAGATGTGGAGATAAACGCTGAAGTGAAGAAGTACTTCTGTAAAGCTGGAGTGAAGGGTATTCAGGTATGGAAGTACACAATGAGACACATAAAAATATCACGATAACCCATAAAAGTCACTGAAACCACCCTGTTTTGCCCTATCTAGCTCCATGGGAAGTTGAGGGTGATCTTGGAACCCCTAATTGGAGATATTCCTCTCGTTGGAGCGATCACCATGTTCTTTATTCGCAGACCTGTTAGTCCACCATTTAACTATTAACTACCATAAtgaatgccccccccccccctattGTCTTTTTTGCTCTTCAATCTCATTTCTATACCTGCTTAGAAGCTGGACATCAACTGGACTGGCCTGACCAATTTATTAGACATACCTGGTTTAAAGTGAGTGGCTTGTTTGATTGTTCTCTATAGTTCTCTTTAATTGGATGCACAACTCTTTCCTCATATACAGTACTTCATTCGTTGATAATCAGTGGAGCAATGGCCTGATTATTCAAAGTCTGCTGAGCTTCCCTCTGTTTAAACAAACTAGGGAAACCTGCAGACAGTAATCACTGTTTCCTTGTCCCATTAGATACATAATTATCACATCTTAACCCATTTTTAAAATCCCAAAGCTATTaaaggtagttcacccaaaaatgataattcgctcatcatttactcacctttatgtcgtCTCAAACTTAAATGACTTCCTgtcttccgtagaacacaaacgaagatgtggggatatgatgtctgtttgttcatataatgcaagtgaatggtgaccaacttttcaagttccaaaaaggatataaaggaaaaataaaggtaatccatacgactccagtggtttaatcaatatcttctgaagcaatccaataaaTTGTGGGTAAGAACAGacactcgattacacttcctagcgccatctagtgctctgcgcatgcgtcaagcaccaagaagtgtaattgagcttgaaatcataatcatgCCTGGAGACTGCAATTGACTGCAATTGCAAGATCTACATtgaaaaagagttacattttggtctgttcttacccgcaaaccgattggatcgcttcagaagacatggattaaaccactggagtcttatggactacctttaagtgctttttggagctggaaaatttggtcaccattcacctgcactgtatgaacaaacagacatcatatctccattgaaatatctttgtttgtgtcctcatggaagaaagaatgtcatacgagTTTAAGACAAGATAAGGGTGAGCAATGATGAGCGaatgagaatttttgggtgaactattcctttaaataagggTTTTCATGGTGTCAAATAGTTTAGATGTATTTTTTGTGCTTGTGTGTTGTCCCATTTTCTCTGTACGAACCACAACCCCTTGCATTCATTTTCAGTGCCATATCGGACACTATGATAATGGATGCAATCGCCTCTTTCCTGGTTCTCCCCAATCGTCTCACTGTACCTTTGGTGGCCAACCTGCACGTAGCACAGCTCCGTTCCCCTCTTCCACGGGTAACTGTGTTTTATTGGAGTATTTAACTATGTACAATACACCAAAGCATCTCAAGTATTTGTGATCCATTTAATATACTTTAATACTCCATTGTTTCATCATGCATTCTTGTCCATTGTAGCTGCTTCATATTGTTGAATTGCAAGGGTGTGTCCTCATTGTAACTTCTTTAATTTTACAAATGCTGATTAAATGTACCTCCTGATCTCTGCTCATATGGCTTCATTTGTTGTTTTCTGTTTCCATAGGGTATAGTGCGTATTCACTTGCTGGAGGCAGAAAACCTAGCTACTAAAGATAACTATGTGAAAGGCATTATATCTGGGAAATCAGACCCGTATGCAGTGCTGCGGGTGGGCACACAAATTTTCACCTCCCACCATGTGGACAACAACCTCAATCCTCAGTGGAGGGAGATGTATGAGGTCAGAGTGaggcagatgtgtgtgtgtgtgtgtgtgtggtaaacaTGTGGTTAGAGTGCTGTGTGTAGTTGCTAGTAGTTTGTGCTGGTAGTGTCATTTCTGAGGAAAGGGAAGCTGTGGTTTTAGAGCTACTCACACCATGTTGGTGTTTACTCTGTTCTAACTCTTGTAACTACTGATAACCAGCAAGAAAAAAACTAAGTGTGAATTTACAGGATGTGACTATCATGTGCTGAGATCAGATGAGCTATAAGCAGAAGCACAAACACAGAACAACATCTGTGCAAGATTATGTGTTCTAATTGATAAAATAATTGTGCAACTTTATTTCTGTATGTCAGCATGTCTCAATGCTACTTatcacatgtgtttgtgtgtgtgtgtgggtttgttagGTTATCGTTCATGAAGTGCCTGGTCAGGAGCTCGAGCTGGAGGTGTTTGATAAAGACCCTGACCAGGATGACTTTCTTGGAAGGTATTATTCTCTGAAAGAGAAACTTTATATTGATATTTAGTGTTAACTATGTTGCATTCATTTGACGTTTACGTTTGTATGTAAAACTATTGGTATTTCAAACCAACAACCTGATGAAGAGTGCTAATAATAACTACTGATTAACTGATATGGATTTTTCAGTGGCCGATGCAAAACCGAAGACTTGAATGCAGGGAGGCTGATGGCCATAATGCCAATACATATGTGATATAGGCTAAACCAATTTATTCATTTGATGATATTAAAGTGGAGTATGTATGTGAGTTGGCAGCACTATGTGTAGTATAGCTATCATTTGTTTAAATgcaagaatatactgtataaagtacTATAAAGCACAGTAGAGAGCATTAGAAAAGACCGAGGTACATCACAAaagtatataatatttaaaatataaatgctaGATTAACATGCTGCAATAGTGAAAACATTACAACCAAGATTGGGTTTAaatagtaaatggtaaatggtctacacttaaaTAGTGCTTTtataaccttagaggttaccaaagcactttacactgtgtcccaatcacccattcacacacatgtgACGACACACAGTCTGTAATAAAGGTCTATTCTGTGAGAAGGAAGAGACCACAGAttccagaaacagctgaattcaACCTCTGGTTTGTTTCAGAGTTCTGCTGGTGTTTACATTGCCAAAATAACCATTTAAATggtcattatcctgcttattacaataCAACTggccaaataaagaaataaatgaacatgaaacatGGATTTGAGATTTTTATTAGCTTATTGTGGAGTTCGCAGTGCGATCCGAGATgtaaagatgactcgcaatacccaAATGAGCAGTGAAACATCACTTTATCACTGTATGTATGGTCATTATTCAGAAATGTTTGACTGCTGCATGGCacatttgaccaatcagaatcgagtattccagagagctgtgtaataagctgTTGGTAGTTTTGACACAAGTGGGGTCATACACTTGGCTTGACTTTACCTGACTTTACCTTAGTGTCATCAAAAACAGAATAATGTGTCTCCAATGTGTAGGATCCATCTTTATTGAGAAGTAATGGCCAAATATTCTTTTGTCAAAGCCTTTTTATCTCTCTCCTTTTAAGATCTCTTTTTCTCAATCTTTTTCAGGTTGAAGCTGGATTTAGGTATTGTAAAGAAAGCCATCATTTTGGATGAGGTACTACCTCTTATGTTCTTTTATATTCTGATTCCTCTCCACTTTTATTCTAACCTGCATAGTGATTTGTTCTTTGACGTGTTCATATCAGTAAACCATTCCATTCTTCTATGTTGTTATGACTCTCTATGACATTTATAGAAGCATATGATATCACCACCCATTTCCTGTTTATTAGTGGTACACACTGAAGGATGCAAAATCAGGTCAGGTTCATCTCAGGCTGGAATGGCTCTCTCTGTTGCCCTCTGCAGAGCACCTGACTGAGGTAAAGTTCTTACATGGCAGACAATAAAACACTATGTATCTTGACACCCTAATTACATACTGAACACTTAATGCCTATAGGTGTTGCAGAGGAATGAAAACATTACGATTTCCAGTAAAACAGCATATCCCCCATCTGCTGCCATTCTGACTGTGTACCTGGACCGGGCCCAAGATCTACCTGTAAGTTTGTGTCTTAAAGCATGCTTGCTCTTTTATGAAAGTCTATGTTTATATTCAAGGGCATATTACGGCCCAATTATGGCTTCTAAATTTCAGGGGCCTCCAGCTGAGAAAACAAGCCACTATGGATATAATATAGATAAACTAACAGTGCTTGAATGTTGTGACTATTGCCTTATACTGTATGTCTCATTTATTTCACGTAAGTATGAAACAACATCAAAATGAGAAATGTTATCTGTTCCTGACCCCTCCTCAGCACTAACAGTGCCCCTGAAAACTTTATTGCAGCTTTGATGTTGTATACATTTCCAGTGGTGTTCttgtaattctgacatttatttatcatattttcagtgtaattttGTGTTATTTGTATATTGCATCTCACAGTTGTGGCAAGAGACTTCCTCCCAAGAAGTCCCCTTTGTTATACAGATTGCGTTAAGTTTAAAAGTTAATCAATGGGATGTTTTTGTGCAGTTTAAGAAAGGTAATAAGGACCCCAGTCCCATGGTACAGGTTTCTGTGCAGGATACGACCAAAGAGAGCAGGGTATGATTTCATCACTTTTATTATACAGTTCATTACATGTAAAGTTTATAGCTTATTGATGTTCCTTGGAGTCCCTCTAATTTATGTTCTCACATGCCTTCCATCTTCTCCTGCATGTGGAATTATTAATGAAGACGGTGTATGGGACTAATAATCCGGTGTGGGAGGatgcctttacattttttattcaggACCCTCGAAAACAAGATATCGACATCCAGGTATACTCAGGGTGATATATTTTAGTGttagaattaaatcctgatgtcATATTTCTATAATGCTACTTCAATAAATGATATGGTATCACTGTATATAGTATTATTTCAACACCATTTGATCGGTTTACCTCTTCCATATGTTCCAGGTGAAAGATGATGACAGGGCTTTGACTCtgggctgtctgtctgtccccctctcccgtcttctctccagCACTGAGCTTAGCATGGATCAGTGGTTTCAGTTGGAAAAGTCTGGACCGGCCAGCCGCATCTATATGACATTTCTGTTGAGGGTAAACTAAGATTGATTGATCTTGTTATAATATGCAACATGAAAGCTCATCAACAGTCGAGATCATTACGGATACAGAAGCTTTAAAACAAGCACAcggcaaaacatttttttcttaaaCAGAATTGTTGTCTGGATTTCCagtaaaaattattatacatacatctacataattttttttggtttgttgaaAGAATAAAGCTCACTAAATTTGGTAAATTTcgtacttaaaacaagaaaaagaaattTGCCAAAagagtaagaaaaataaacttaatccaAGGCTcttgaaaacaagtcttattatctcacacaattttgcttctcacgtaaatttagattttttttttcataatgcaTATAAAAAATACTGAAAATTATTTGCAGTACAGTTTGTTATTGTTTGTGATGTTCTCCAGTGAATTTAAGAGTTTCTGTTACATTTCAGTTGTTGTGGCTGAATGAGGAAGCAATCCCAACCACACCTGTACCTCCAATACCAGGAGAGGGGGATACTGAATCTGAGGTGTCTCCAGGGGCAACAAAAGTAACCCCCACCTCCAAACGTCCCGAGCACACCAGCCCAGACAGCAGCTTTGCCTCTGAGGTGAGCCTGTCAAGAGGTGCGGTCTAATCCAATCtcatttgaaaaaaacaaaaaacaaagtgcTAACTGATGATGCAACTATTAGGGTGTTTTGCGGATCCACCTGGTAGAGGCCCAAAGTCTCATTGCTAAGGACAGTCTAATGGGTGGCATGATGAAGGGAAAGAGTGACCCTTATGTGAAGATCCGGGTAGGAGGATTGGCTTTCAAGAGTCAGGTCATCAAAGAGAACCTCAACCCTGTCTGGAATGAACTTTATGAGGTAAATTTGCTGATTTGTTTTGCTTGAGACATAGAGGGACATTAATAATTTCTCCAAATGGAAGGACTCTTTCTTGTCTAGATACATTTTTGGTTACTGCATTACTCCACTGCTGCAggcaaatcaaatcactttattgtcactcagccatatacacaagtgcaatagTGGGTGAAAATCTttggtgcagttccgagcaacatagctgtcatgacagtgatgagacatatacagtaccaatctacaataaacattAGATTAACACAACTCAACataagtttattaacataaacacaatttACCAAACTATTATAAACATaagtacacacaacacaatgtacaaataataatatacaatgtacagattaaaatacacacaatacagaATAGATAGTatacaataaaactaatatatataaaatatacagtaggttgtattgtgttGGCATTAAGTTGTATAGTGTTGCATATTCAAACATATAACAAATTTCTCTCTTGAGGTTCTGCATTGCTGAttaatatttatactgtatgtaatgcaTGTTGCTTGCATCCACTGTAGGTGATTTTGACCCAGCTCCCAGGTCAAGAGGTGGAGTTTGAGCTGTATGATAAAGACATTGATCAGGACGACTTCCTTGGCAGGTAAGGCTTGAAATTTGTCTCCCCTACTTTATGGCGTATATTTATTGTAGCATCTCATATTGTCATCATGTTTTTGCAAGTGCATATAGAGTCCCAACACTTCAGTTCTGTTGATTAATGTCAGTATTGTTCccgttgtgatttttttttgtgtgcatttgttatGTGGTTGCAGAGTCAAAGTGAGCCTCAGAGAGCTCATTAGTGCTCAGTTTAATGACCAGGTGAGTCAATGTCATATAAATATgcaagctcttttttttttttttttaaatgtaacattcttAAAGCTAAAGtgggtatttttttttctgtattaaaAATGTTTCTCCTGTCCCATATGCAGATACGTTTAATAACTTGGAAAGCCATTTGATTTtgccaaaaagtgtaaacactgtggatcTGTGGCACTgtagatttacatttattaatttgtcagacgcttttatctaaagcaacttacaaaagaggaatgcattataagtgaa
Encoded proteins:
- the LOC127629099 gene encoding extended synaptotagmin-1-like, giving the protein MQKPPMPSEDAARASAGAAREAADSALREDAQPHDSLKHAVSVLWSFGKCLGALLPVYLAGYFGFSISLVLLGLMVYTGWKHGRDGKQARLQSALYFVENEQDVTTTRVFRSKRDLPAWVSFPDVEKVEWMNKILQQAWPFIGQYLEKLLVETIAPLIRTTSTHLQTLSFTKVDLGDRAMKVVGVKAYTEHDKRQVILDLYISYAGDVEINAEVKKYFCKAGVKGIQLHGKLRVILEPLIGDIPLVGAITMFFIRRPKLDINWTGLTNLLDIPGLNAISDTMIMDAIASFLVLPNRLTVPLVANLHVAQLRSPLPRGIVRIHLLEAENLATKDNYVKGIISGKSDPYAVLRVGTQIFTSHHVDNNLNPQWREMYEVIVHEVPGQELELEVFDKDPDQDDFLGRLKLDLGIVKKAIILDEWYTLKDAKSGQVHLRLEWLSLLPSAEHLTEVLQRNENITISSKTAYPPSAAILTVYLDRAQDLPFKKGNKDPSPMVQVSVQDTTKESRTVYGTNNPVWEDAFTFFIQDPRKQDIDIQVKDDDRALTLGCLSVPLSRLLSSTELSMDQWFQLEKSGPASRIYMTFLLRLLWLNEEAIPTTPVPPIPGEGDTESEVSPGATKVTPTSKRPEHTSPDSSFASEGVLRIHLVEAQSLIAKDSLMGGMMKGKSDPYVKIRVGGLAFKSQVIKENLNPVWNELYEVILTQLPGQEVEFELYDKDIDQDDFLGRVKVSLRELISAQFNDQWYTLNDVKSGRLHLVMEWLPKVSVATRLEQILHYNSQQSYLNKTFPSAAMLFVYVERAHGLPLKKSGKEPKAGAELSIKNVSYRTKVCTRSTSPHWDEAFHFLIRDPREDTLIVKLSHSWGQALGALVFPVRELLVEKDLLLDRWFNLDGAMPESQILLRAEVKLLDCKLAQCSDGTDGAEEVCHVIPSGEAAAAANHEFRHRNVHAQGGEDAGASGNAQVKLSIAYSSEENRLVITIHACRNLPSYSKDSPDTYVTFILQPDKNRNTKKKTSVKKKNSKPEFNERFDFDISLVDAKKRHIELSVKNSVSFMSREKEILGKLHIDLNQLDLKTGVTQWYDLLDETN